From the genome of Candidatus Electrothrix communis, one region includes:
- a CDS encoding type II toxin-antitoxin system prevent-host-death family antitoxin translates to MKVVNFSEARNNLKAVLDRVTDDADYTIISRRDREDTVVMSLEVFNSMMETFHLLKTPANAEHLAKSIMQYNNGQVKERELIRE, encoded by the coding sequence ATGAAAGTAGTCAATTTCAGCGAAGCAAGAAATAATCTCAAAGCGGTACTGGATCGGGTAACCGATGATGCCGATTATACAATCATATCAAGACGAGACCGGGAAGATACTGTCGTGATGTCGCTGGAAGTCTTTAACAGCATGATGGAAACCTTTCATCTCCTCAAAACCCCGGCCAATGCCGAACATCTGGCAAAATCTATCATGCAGTATAACAACGGTCAGGTAAAGGAAAGGGAGCTGATACGTGAATAG
- a CDS encoding HNH endonuclease, translating to MMNEDFIYGFGVDDSTIRAERRKARELRKTRWWQQTTAPGICHYCQHKFPVKELTMDHIIPLSRGGRSTKGNLVPCCKECNTAKKTDLPPELENL from the coding sequence ATGATGAATGAAGATTTTATCTACGGTTTCGGTGTTGATGATTCAACAATCCGAGCGGAAAGAAGAAAAGCCAGGGAGTTACGCAAAACCCGTTGGTGGCAGCAAACGACCGCTCCGGGTATCTGCCATTACTGTCAGCATAAATTCCCTGTCAAAGAGCTGACCATGGATCATATCATTCCCCTATCCAGAGGAGGTCGCTCCACCAAGGGGAATCTGGTTCCCTGTTGCAAAGAATGCAACACCGCGAAAAAGACCGATCTGCCCCCGGAGCTTGAGAACTTATAG
- a CDS encoding nucleotide exchange factor GrpE: protein MTEENKIEAELVEEEQEEIQEPQAADPAEAATETATEAGTEEEEQVSVETLSQELAEKRDQMLRIQADAENFKKRMERDKAKLLKYAGENILRELLSTVDNLDRALEQGAIEGGDPAQKLEALLAGVELTKKGLNTVLERFEVTPLDALGKAFNPDEMDALTMEASEEIPANHVVTEFAKGYTFKDRVLRHAQVVVSSGPTETAA from the coding sequence GTGACTGAAGAAAATAAAATTGAAGCAGAGTTAGTCGAAGAGGAACAGGAAGAGATCCAGGAACCTCAGGCCGCTGACCCGGCTGAAGCTGCAACAGAGACAGCAACAGAAGCAGGAACAGAGGAAGAAGAGCAGGTCAGCGTGGAGACCCTTTCGCAGGAGCTTGCCGAAAAACGCGACCAGATGCTGCGTATCCAGGCGGATGCTGAGAATTTCAAGAAGCGAATGGAACGTGATAAGGCCAAGCTGCTCAAATACGCCGGTGAAAATATTCTGCGAGAATTGCTCAGCACCGTGGACAATCTTGATCGGGCCTTGGAGCAGGGTGCGATTGAAGGTGGTGATCCTGCCCAGAAGCTTGAGGCCTTGCTTGCAGGAGTTGAGCTGACCAAGAAGGGGCTGAACACCGTGTTGGAGCGCTTCGAGGTCACCCCGCTGGATGCTTTGGGCAAAGCTTTTAATCCCGATGAAATGGATGCGTTGACCATGGAAGCCAGTGAAGAGATTCCAGCCAATCATGTGGTCACGGAATTTGCCAAGGGCTATACCTTTAAAGACCGAGTGCTGCGACATGCTCAGGTGGTAGTCTCCAGCGGCCCAACTGAGACAGCAGCGTAA
- a CDS encoding cytochrome-c peroxidase yields the protein MQRITTTFLLSCCAVSALTAFVGVGLAGATQKPVEPIAPAAGIHNEKAELGKKLFFDPRLSKSGFISCNSCHNLSRGGTDNLKTSIGHNWQQGPINSPTVLNSSMNFVQFWDGRAKDLKDQAGGPIANPGEMAFTHDLAEEVLQSIPGYVTEFKSVFGKDKINIDQVTDAIAEFEKTLVTPNSRFDKWLEGDKEALTADEQAGYKLFENSGCISCHYGMAMGGGSFYKMGMVEEYKADSPSEGRKDVTGKEEHHFMFKVPTLRNVELTYPYFHDGGAQTLSEAVDTMARHQLGKKFSRAENGQLVAFLKTLTGDQPSFPIPILPPSSDKTPQPEPFK from the coding sequence ATGCAAAGAATAACAACAACGTTTCTGCTGTCCTGTTGTGCTGTTTCAGCGCTTACAGCTTTTGTCGGTGTCGGACTGGCAGGAGCAACACAAAAACCAGTTGAGCCTATTGCCCCGGCCGCCGGTATTCATAATGAAAAGGCCGAGCTGGGCAAGAAGCTTTTTTTTGATCCCCGTCTCTCCAAATCAGGATTTATATCCTGTAACTCCTGCCATAACCTGAGCAGGGGCGGCACAGATAACCTGAAAACTTCCATCGGCCATAACTGGCAGCAGGGCCCTATCAACTCCCCTACGGTTCTTAATTCCAGCATGAATTTTGTCCAGTTCTGGGACGGTCGAGCCAAGGATCTCAAGGATCAGGCTGGCGGACCTATTGCCAATCCCGGTGAAATGGCCTTTACCCATGACTTGGCCGAAGAGGTGCTCCAATCCATTCCTGGCTATGTTACCGAGTTCAAGAGCGTCTTTGGTAAGGATAAAATCAATATCGATCAGGTGACCGATGCCATTGCCGAATTCGAAAAAACTCTGGTCACCCCGAACTCTCGCTTTGATAAATGGTTGGAGGGCGATAAAGAGGCCTTAACTGCTGATGAGCAGGCCGGATATAAGCTCTTTGAGAATTCAGGCTGTATCTCCTGCCATTACGGTATGGCAATGGGCGGGGGCAGCTTTTACAAGATGGGCATGGTTGAAGAGTATAAGGCCGACAGCCCGTCTGAAGGTCGCAAGGACGTGACCGGTAAGGAGGAGCACCATTTCATGTTCAAGGTCCCGACATTGCGCAATGTAGAACTGACCTACCCGTATTTCCATGATGGTGGTGCGCAAACTCTGTCCGAGGCTGTGGACACCATGGCCCGGCATCAGTTAGGCAAGAAGTTCTCCCGAGCAGAGAACGGGCAGCTGGTTGCCTTCCTGAAAACATTAACTGGCGATCAGCCCTCGTTCCCGATCCCCATTCTGCCGCCTTCAAGCGACAAGACCCCGCAACCCGAACCGTTTAAATAA
- a CDS encoding cytochrome-c peroxidase — translation MKVKTGVMSFLCMALLGAAGNAAAEEPIKPIAPAQGINAAKAELGKKLFFDPRLSKSGFISCNSCHNLSMGGTDNLKTSIGHNWQQGPINAPTVLNSSLNFVQFWDGRAETLKDQAGGPIANPGEMAFTHDLAQDVLESIPGYVTEFKQVFGDNKVNIDRVTDAIAEFEKTLVTPNSRFDQWLGGKKDVLTADEQAGYKLFKDSGCISCHYGEAMGGSSFQKMGVMEEYNSKSPTKGRMAVTGKDEDRFAFKVPTLRNVELTYPYFHDGEAETLTEAVDVMGRLQLGAKFTEEQNTQIVAFLKTLTGDQPAFTLPLLPPSSEKTPPPKPFE, via the coding sequence ATGAAGGTCAAAACAGGGGTGATGTCATTTCTTTGTATGGCTCTCTTGGGTGCAGCAGGCAATGCTGCCGCAGAGGAACCCATCAAACCTATTGCACCAGCGCAGGGAATCAATGCAGCCAAGGCCGAACTCGGCAAGAAGCTCTTTTTTGATCCCCGTCTTTCCAAGTCAGGATTTATTTCTTGTAATTCCTGTCATAACCTAAGCATGGGTGGAACAGACAACCTGAAAACCTCTATCGGCCATAACTGGCAGCAAGGCCCGATTAACGCGCCCACTGTGCTCAACTCCAGCTTGAACTTTGTTCAGTTCTGGGACGGACGGGCGGAAACTCTGAAGGATCAGGCCGGTGGCCCTATTGCCAATCCCGGCGAAATGGCCTTTACCCATGATCTGGCCCAGGATGTCCTGGAATCCATTCCCGGCTACGTGACCGAGTTCAAGCAGGTCTTCGGCGATAATAAGGTCAATATCGATCGGGTCACCGATGCCATTGCTGAATTTGAAAAAACCCTAGTTACCCCGAATTCCCGTTTTGACCAATGGCTGGGCGGGAAAAAAGACGTCCTGACCGCTGATGAGCAGGCCGGTTATAAACTGTTTAAGGATTCCGGTTGTATCTCCTGCCATTACGGCGAGGCAATGGGCGGGTCTTCTTTCCAGAAAATGGGTGTAATGGAAGAGTATAACTCCAAGAGCCCAACTAAAGGCCGTATGGCTGTAACAGGCAAGGATGAAGATCGCTTTGCTTTTAAGGTTCCGACCCTGCGTAATGTAGAGCTGACCTACCCGTACTTCCATGACGGCGAGGCCGAGACCCTGACCGAGGCTGTTGATGTCATGGGTCGCCTGCAACTGGGGGCCAAATTCACAGAAGAGCAGAACACCCAGATCGTGGCCTTTCTCAAAACCCTGACCGGTGACCAGCCTGCGTTCACCCTGCCCCTCCTGCCGCCCTCAAGCGAAAAGACTCCGCCGCCGAAACCCTTTGAGTAA
- a CDS encoding AIPR family protein, whose product MNINLSIIDQQIDKIAEDFQDELEEQISRKLDPERLRSAAFTLLCVKAVLDIDFFEALEYITEGGGDGGIDGLHVGDIQDGEFTVSLFQSKYRRKLDGASNFEENAVIKMIHAISSIFDPDKAVSLRNILLLKVEEIRSLVRDGNIPTVRVFLCNNGKHWAQDAQEKIDVAGFGKQVIWQHVNHDKLVELSQTQKPVKATINLFGKAVVEEFNFRRVLIGKMPVHGIRTLFEEHGERLLERNIRRYLGLHKNRVNEGIKDTLIHTDRRQNFYFYNNGITMTCTKFRHSALQEENYAVRIEDLQVINGGQTCMTIKETLTRFPDDYDDAFVLVRLYELGDEDENLIHEITYATNSQNPVDLRDLRSNDPLQKKLEGAVAGLGWQYKRKRDISSNSSQALPVSVAANAVLTVWRRKPHLAKFHGKELFGKYYEIIFHEQLNAAQLVLAVLIFRFIDSERKKKISTDEAPRFLSYATHFLAMILGRFLLEESGIVTVEKLDHRNFIAVKEYFEQHKAALYRKSLARLKQALTALGLDEETVSLQRLAAAFRRGDLLEVLNR is encoded by the coding sequence ATGAATATCAATTTAAGTATTATTGACCAGCAAATCGACAAGATTGCGGAAGATTTCCAGGACGAGCTGGAAGAACAGATCAGCAGGAAACTCGACCCAGAACGACTGCGCTCCGCTGCTTTCACCCTGCTTTGCGTCAAGGCGGTGCTTGATATTGATTTCTTCGAGGCATTAGAATATATCACCGAAGGCGGAGGAGACGGGGGAATCGATGGCCTGCATGTCGGTGACATACAGGACGGTGAGTTCACTGTGTCCCTTTTTCAATCCAAATACCGGCGGAAACTGGACGGTGCCTCCAATTTTGAAGAAAATGCCGTTATAAAAATGATTCATGCCATCAGTTCGATTTTTGATCCTGACAAGGCTGTCTCCCTGCGAAACATCCTTCTGCTCAAGGTTGAAGAAATCCGTTCTCTGGTCCGGGACGGTAATATTCCGACAGTCAGGGTGTTTCTCTGCAATAACGGCAAACACTGGGCTCAGGATGCCCAGGAGAAAATAGATGTCGCAGGCTTTGGCAAACAAGTTATCTGGCAACATGTAAATCACGATAAACTGGTTGAACTTTCTCAGACGCAAAAACCGGTCAAGGCTACAATCAATCTTTTCGGGAAGGCGGTTGTTGAAGAATTCAACTTTCGCCGGGTGCTTATCGGGAAAATGCCGGTGCATGGAATCAGGACACTCTTTGAAGAACACGGTGAACGCCTGCTGGAGCGCAATATCCGCCGCTACCTCGGTCTGCATAAGAATCGAGTCAATGAGGGGATTAAAGACACCCTGATCCATACGGACAGACGCCAGAATTTCTATTTTTATAACAACGGCATCACCATGACCTGCACCAAGTTTCGTCACAGCGCCCTGCAGGAAGAAAATTATGCAGTCCGAATCGAAGACCTGCAAGTCATCAACGGCGGCCAAACCTGCATGACCATCAAAGAGACCTTAACCCGGTTTCCTGATGATTATGACGACGCCTTTGTGCTGGTCAGACTTTATGAGCTGGGGGATGAAGATGAAAACCTTATTCACGAAATCACCTATGCCACCAACAGTCAGAATCCGGTGGACTTGCGAGACCTGCGCTCCAACGATCCTCTGCAAAAAAAACTTGAAGGGGCTGTTGCCGGGTTAGGCTGGCAATACAAGCGAAAGCGCGATATTTCCTCCAACTCTTCGCAAGCTCTACCGGTCAGTGTTGCGGCCAACGCTGTGCTAACGGTCTGGCGGAGAAAACCGCATCTGGCAAAATTTCACGGCAAGGAACTCTTTGGCAAATATTACGAAATAATCTTTCATGAGCAGCTTAATGCAGCCCAACTGGTGCTGGCAGTTCTTATTTTTCGCTTTATAGACAGTGAACGAAAAAAGAAGATCAGTACTGATGAAGCTCCGAGGTTCCTCTCATATGCTACCCATTTTCTGGCAATGATACTGGGGAGATTTCTTTTGGAGGAAAGCGGGATTGTCACCGTGGAAAAATTGGATCACCGAAATTTCATCGCTGTGAAAGAATATTTTGAGCAGCATAAGGCAGCTCTGTACCGAAAATCACTCGCAAGGCTGAAGCAGGCTCTTACGGCACTTGGTTTGGACGAAGAGACCGTCTCTCTCCAACGGCTGGCTGCGGCATTCCGTCGGGGCGACCTGCTCGAAGTCCTTAACCGCTGA
- a CDS encoding class I SAM-dependent DNA methyltransferase, with protein sequence MNNEKLTLSQLEQYLAKAAWILKGPVDASDFKVYIFPLLFFKRISDVYDEEFRIALEESDGDQEYAVLPEMHRFAIPDDCHWQNVRETSTNVGLAIEKALRGIEQANQEFLSGIFGDAQWSNKNKLSDKLLIDLIEHFSLYTLGREKVNPDMLGEAYEYLIKHFADLTNKKAGEFYTPRSVVHLLGLILDPHEGESIYDPACGTGGMLLECVDHLKHNKEDYRTLKLYGQEKNLTSGSIARMNMFLHGIEDFQILRGDTLRSPAFFAADGLQTFDCVIANPPFSLKDWGADNWANDPYGRNIAGVPPKGNGDMAWVQHMVKSMNSTGRMTVVLPHGALFRKGAEGKIREVLLKEDLLEAVIGLGPNIFYGTQLAACVMVFRQNKEPERKGKILFIDASDQIRTGRAQNFLEPEHVERIHNWLQEYADVENYVKIATMDELAENDFNLNIPLYVEKIIEDNLPSVEEALADLKQAWQASVAAEKRFTKILQGFIA encoded by the coding sequence ATGAACAACGAAAAACTCACCCTTTCCCAACTAGAACAGTACTTGGCAAAAGCGGCCTGGATCTTAAAAGGCCCAGTGGATGCCTCAGATTTCAAGGTCTACATCTTTCCCCTGTTGTTTTTTAAGCGGATTTCCGATGTCTACGATGAGGAGTTCCGCATAGCCCTGGAGGAATCCGACGGGGATCAGGAGTACGCTGTTCTGCCGGAAATGCACCGCTTTGCCATTCCGGATGATTGCCATTGGCAAAATGTTCGGGAAACCAGCACCAATGTCGGCTTGGCTATCGAAAAGGCCCTGCGCGGTATAGAGCAGGCCAACCAGGAATTTCTCTCCGGCATTTTCGGTGATGCCCAGTGGAGCAATAAAAACAAGCTCTCGGACAAGCTCCTCATTGATTTGATAGAGCATTTTTCCCTCTATACTCTGGGTCGGGAAAAGGTGAACCCGGACATGTTGGGCGAGGCCTACGAGTACCTGATCAAGCATTTCGCCGACCTGACCAATAAAAAGGCCGGTGAATTCTACACCCCTCGTTCTGTTGTCCATCTGTTGGGGCTGATCCTTGATCCGCATGAAGGGGAATCCATCTATGACCCGGCCTGTGGCACCGGCGGCATGCTGTTGGAATGCGTTGATCATCTCAAGCATAATAAGGAAGATTACCGAACCCTCAAGCTCTATGGTCAGGAGAAGAACCTCACCTCCGGCTCTATTGCCCGGATGAATATGTTCCTGCACGGGATAGAGGATTTTCAGATCCTCCGGGGCGACACTCTCCGCTCCCCGGCCTTCTTTGCGGCAGACGGGCTCCAGACCTTTGACTGCGTCATTGCTAACCCGCCTTTTTCGCTCAAGGACTGGGGTGCAGACAACTGGGCCAACGATCCCTATGGCCGCAATATTGCCGGGGTGCCACCCAAGGGTAACGGTGATATGGCCTGGGTCCAGCACATGGTCAAATCCATGAACAGCACGGGCCGGATGACCGTGGTCCTGCCCCACGGAGCCTTGTTCCGTAAGGGGGCGGAAGGGAAAATCCGCGAGGTGCTGCTCAAGGAGGATCTGCTGGAGGCGGTCATCGGCCTGGGGCCGAATATTTTCTACGGTACTCAGTTGGCAGCCTGCGTCATGGTCTTTCGCCAGAACAAGGAGCCGGAGAGAAAAGGCAAGATCCTGTTCATTGATGCCTCTGACCAAATCCGCACAGGCCGGGCCCAGAATTTCCTGGAGCCGGAGCATGTTGAGCGGATTCACAACTGGCTACAGGAGTATGCGGATGTGGAGAATTATGTGAAAATCGCCACTATGGACGAGCTGGCGGAGAACGACTTTAACCTGAACATTCCCCTGTATGTGGAAAAGATCATTGAAGACAATCTGCCCTCTGTGGAGGAGGCCTTGGCTGATCTCAAACAGGCCTGGCAGGCAAGTGTAGCGGCGGAAAAACGATTTACCAAAATATTACAGGGATTCATTGCATGA
- a CDS encoding cytochrome-c peroxidase translates to MKKTAGIFLLAGMVSLSASTVGAAEVEVSGAGAADKQLEPIAPATGINQEMAELGKKLFFDPRLSKSGFISCNSCHNLSRGGTDNLKTSIGHDWQQGPINSPTVLNSSMNFVQFWDGRAHTLKDQAGGPIANPGEMAFTHDLAEEVLQSIPGYVAEFKKVFGNDKVDIDQVTDAIAEFEKTLVTPNSRFDKWLQGDKEILTAEEQAGYKLFMDSGCISCHYGAAMNSASFAKMGVAEEYKAKSQSPTEGRKDVTGKDIHRFMFKVPTLRNIELTYPYFHDGGVQTLPDAVDTMARHQLDKKLSKEDNARIVAFLKTLTGDQPSFMLPTLPPSTDNTPRPQPFE, encoded by the coding sequence ATGAAAAAAACAGCAGGCATCTTTCTCCTGGCCGGTATGGTCTCTCTGAGTGCGAGTACAGTTGGAGCTGCCGAAGTCGAAGTTTCCGGAGCCGGAGCTGCCGACAAACAGCTTGAACCCATTGCCCCGGCCACAGGTATTAATCAGGAAATGGCCGAACTGGGCAAAAAACTCTTTTTTGATCCCCGTCTCTCCAAATCAGGATTCATCTCCTGCAACTCCTGCCATAACCTGAGCAGGGGCGGCACAGATAACCTAAAAACCTCCATCGGCCATGACTGGCAGCAAGGCCCGATTAACTCCCCGACCGTCCTTAATTCCAGCATGAATTTTGTTCAATTCTGGGACGGCCGAGCCCATACCCTCAAGGATCAGGCAGGCGGCCCCATTGCCAATCCCGGTGAAATGGCCTTTACCCATGATTTGGCGGAAGAGGTACTCCAATCCATTCCCGGTTATGTTGCTGAGTTCAAAAAAGTCTTTGGCAACGATAAAGTTGATATCGATCAGGTCACCGATGCCATTGCCGAGTTTGAAAAAACCTTGGTTACTCCGAACTCCCGCTTTGATAAATGGTTGCAGGGTGACAAAGAGATCTTAACCGCTGAAGAGCAGGCTGGTTATAAACTCTTTATGGATTCAGGCTGTATTTCCTGCCATTACGGTGCAGCCATGAACAGTGCTTCTTTCGCGAAAATGGGGGTCGCGGAAGAATACAAGGCCAAGAGCCAGAGCCCGACTGAGGGTCGCAAGGATGTAACCGGCAAGGATATACATCGTTTCATGTTCAAAGTGCCTACCCTGCGTAATATTGAGCTGACCTACCCGTACTTCCATGACGGAGGGGTCCAAACCCTGCCTGATGCCGTCGATACTATGGCCCGTCACCAACTGGATAAAAAATTGAGCAAGGAAGACAATGCCCGGATTGTTGCTTTCCTAAAAACACTCACCGGCGACCAGCCCTCGTTTATGCTGCCGACCCTGCCACCTTCAACCGATAATACCCCGCGTCCCCAGCCTTTTGAGTAA
- a CDS encoding calcium-binding protein, whose product MTRVQKDEERENRIDLEVVVDACDKVERAMGWFYYLAEQCEFPFQARCIVERSISPLLVDEEVEVLSEAPAEECEKELFVKIQWKEHQLAVPLSQLSVIEASSTSRQIVEDWQYWVQQGYEY is encoded by the coding sequence ATGACCCGAGTTCAGAAAGACGAGGAACGCGAAAATAGAATCGACCTGGAAGTAGTAGTTGATGCCTGTGATAAGGTAGAAAGGGCAATGGGCTGGTTTTACTACCTAGCCGAACAATGCGAATTTCCCTTTCAAGCACGATGCATCGTGGAACGATCAATCTCGCCTCTGCTGGTCGATGAAGAGGTTGAAGTCCTCAGCGAGGCACCGGCTGAAGAATGTGAAAAAGAACTGTTTGTTAAAATACAGTGGAAGGAGCACCAGCTGGCCGTTCCCTTATCCCAACTGAGCGTTATTGAGGCGAGCAGTACAAGCAGACAGATTGTCGAGGATTGGCAGTACTGGGTTCAGCAGGGGTATGAGTACTGA
- a CDS encoding Txe/YoeB family addiction module toxin: MNRQLAWTDEAWKDYVYWQSQDRKSLKRINKLIDAVKRDPFRGIGKPEALKETLSGFWSRRIDETNRLVYAVTDQYITIISCRYHYS; this comes from the coding sequence GTGAATAGACAGCTTGCCTGGACCGATGAAGCATGGAAGGATTATGTGTATTGGCAGTCACAGGACAGAAAAAGCCTGAAAAGGATCAATAAGCTGATTGATGCGGTTAAGCGTGATCCCTTTAGAGGGATAGGTAAGCCGGAAGCGTTAAAGGAGACTTTATCCGGGTTCTGGTCCCGCAGGATTGATGAGACAAACAGGTTGGTTTACGCTGTGACTGATCAGTATATCACGATCATTTCTTGCCGTTATCATTATTCGTGA
- a CDS encoding folylpolyglutamate synthase/dihydrofolate synthase family protein, with amino-acid sequence MNYQEAWNFLDQLQFFKIKLGLDSMNRFLERLGNPHRDLQCIHVGGTNGKGSVGATLCSILTAAGYQAGFYTSPHLSSVRERFRIGNSYISKEDFARLITKIHNVLDGGQITYFECTTTLALLWFAEQKVDCAILEVGMGGRLDATNVVTPLLSLITNVSMDHEQYLGNTLTEVSTEKAGIIKQGIPVVSGVADDDSGRVIRKTCDERKAPLFLFGREFNGAYTPENKKSWEYHGLDGQVLTELPMALRGNYQVANASLALAAIQLLRQQGWAVTEEQLRAGLQQTFWPGRLEFFRLNNQGQQVCVESEGLNFLLDGAHNPAGVKALKHALRDFSRNRLILVWGAMNDKDLRTTLREIAPQADIIIFTRPESERSARTNQLKASLPTAMHQKVVCKETVPAALKQARILASSRDLICIAGSLYLVGTARQLLLGGLVDDE; translated from the coding sequence ATGAATTACCAAGAGGCATGGAACTTTCTGGATCAACTTCAGTTCTTCAAGATCAAACTGGGCTTGGATTCCATGAATCGATTTTTAGAACGACTGGGCAATCCGCATCGCGACCTACAATGCATCCATGTCGGCGGCACCAACGGCAAGGGTTCGGTGGGCGCAACGCTCTGTTCCATTCTCACTGCTGCTGGTTATCAGGCCGGTTTTTACACCTCGCCCCATCTCAGCTCGGTGCGGGAGCGTTTTCGGATCGGCAACAGCTATATCAGCAAGGAGGATTTTGCCCGCCTGATCACGAAAATCCATAACGTGCTGGATGGCGGTCAGATTACCTATTTTGAATGCACCACCACCCTGGCCCTGCTCTGGTTTGCCGAGCAAAAGGTGGATTGCGCCATTCTGGAAGTAGGCATGGGCGGTCGCTTGGACGCCACCAATGTGGTCACGCCTCTGCTCTCCCTGATCACCAATGTGAGCATGGATCATGAGCAGTATCTCGGTAATACTCTGACAGAGGTGTCCACAGAAAAGGCCGGGATCATCAAACAAGGCATTCCGGTGGTCTCCGGGGTGGCAGACGACGACTCCGGCAGGGTCATCCGCAAAACCTGTGATGAACGCAAGGCCCCGCTCTTTCTCTTTGGTCGGGAATTCAACGGAGCTTACACGCCAGAAAATAAAAAATCCTGGGAATATCACGGCCTGGACGGCCAGGTCCTGACGGAGCTGCCCATGGCCCTACGAGGCAATTATCAGGTCGCCAACGCCTCGCTGGCCCTTGCCGCCATTCAGCTCCTGCGCCAACAGGGTTGGGCAGTGACAGAAGAACAGCTTCGCGCTGGGCTCCAACAAACCTTCTGGCCGGGTCGCTTGGAGTTCTTTCGCCTCAATAACCAAGGACAGCAGGTCTGTGTGGAGAGTGAGGGACTCAATTTCCTCCTGGACGGGGCCCATAACCCAGCCGGGGTCAAGGCCCTGAAGCATGCCCTGCGCGATTTTTCCCGCAATCGTCTGATCTTGGTTTGGGGGGCGATGAACGATAAAGACCTGCGCACCACCCTGCGTGAAATTGCCCCGCAGGCGGATATTATTATTTTTACCCGGCCGGAGTCGGAACGTTCGGCTCGGACCAATCAGCTCAAGGCCAGCCTGCCCACTGCTATGCATCAAAAGGTGGTCTGCAAAGAAACTGTACCGGCTGCTCTGAAACAAGCCCGTATTCTGGCGAGCAGCCGTGACCTGATCTGTATTGCCGGTTCACTGTATCTTGTAGGAACAGCTCGACAGCTGTTATTAGGAGGACTTGTCGATGATGAATGA
- a CDS encoding cupin domain-containing protein, with amino-acid sequence MTHEMTVKKLADIAEYQEGSVVSTTIINKLTGTVTVFAFDQGQGLSEHTAAYDAMVQILDGEAEITVSGKLFQVQEGEMLIMPASEPHALRAVTRFKMMLTMIKS; translated from the coding sequence ATGACTCACGAAATGACAGTAAAAAAACTGGCGGACATTGCGGAGTATCAGGAAGGATCGGTAGTCAGTACGACGATCATCAATAAGCTGACCGGGACGGTTACGGTGTTTGCTTTTGATCAGGGGCAGGGCCTGAGTGAGCATACAGCAGCTTACGATGCTATGGTGCAGATTCTTGATGGCGAGGCGGAGATCACGGTTTCCGGGAAGCTATTTCAGGTGCAGGAGGGGGAGATGTTGATTATGCCTGCAAGTGAGCCCCATGCTCTGCGGGCGGTTACCCGCTTTAAGATGATGCTGACTATGATTAAATCGTAG
- a CDS encoding SDR family oxidoreductase, with protein sequence MTEQHITLITGASRGIGLTTAQFLAKKGHLVVGLARNPPVKDFPGQFVSVDLADSHAAAATLADLSSQYAFDGVVNNVGIVRPEPLEDVTPEHLHEVIDLNLRVALQVVQTAVPSMKAKGWGRIVNISSISALGAQERTSYAAAKAGMISFARTWALEFAADGITVNTVAPGGIETEMTRQLCPAGSEAEKRCLAGIPMGRFGQTSEIAATVGFFFSEEAAYITGQTLFVDGGCCIDIHPCYKAR encoded by the coding sequence ATGACGGAACAGCATATCACCCTGATTACAGGCGCAAGCAGAGGGATAGGCTTGACCACGGCACAATTCCTGGCAAAAAAAGGACATTTGGTGGTGGGCTTGGCACGGAATCCACCGGTAAAAGATTTTCCAGGGCAATTTGTTTCCGTGGATCTGGCCGACAGTCACGCGGCTGCGGCAACCTTAGCCGATCTGAGCAGCCAATACGCCTTTGACGGCGTGGTGAATAATGTGGGAATCGTTCGACCGGAGCCCTTGGAAGATGTGACCCCGGAGCATCTTCATGAAGTTATCGATCTGAATTTGCGTGTTGCTTTGCAGGTTGTTCAGACGGCAGTACCGTCGATGAAGGCGAAAGGTTGGGGACGTATCGTCAATATTTCCAGCATTAGCGCCTTGGGGGCCCAGGAGCGGACAAGTTATGCTGCGGCCAAAGCCGGAATGATCAGTTTCGCCCGTACCTGGGCTTTGGAATTCGCAGCAGACGGGATAACCGTGAATACCGTTGCTCCCGGAGGTATTGAAACAGAAATGACCAGACAGCTTTGTCCGGCCGGAAGCGAAGCGGAAAAGCGGTGCCTAGCCGGAATACCCATGGGACGTTTCGGGCAGACTTCGGAGATTGCTGCAACCGTCGGATTCTTTTTTTCGGAAGAAGCAGCCTATATTACTGGCCAGACCCTTTTTGTGGATGGAGGTTGCTGTATTGATATCCATCCCTGTTACAAAGCAAGATAA